A genomic window from Cricetulus griseus strain 17A/GY chromosome 4, alternate assembly CriGri-PICRH-1.0, whole genome shotgun sequence includes:
- the Azgp1 gene encoding zinc-alpha-2-glycoprotein, with product MVPVLLSLPLLLGPAVLQETGPYSLVFLYTGLSRPSKGIPRFQATAFLNDQAFFHYNSNSGKVEPVGPWSQIEGMEDWEKESQLQKAREEIFLVTLKDIMDYYKDSAGSHTFQGMFGCELLNNRSSGAFWRYAYDGQDFIEFNKEIPAWIPLDPAAVNTKQKWEAEKAYTQRAKAYLEEECPTMLKRYLNYSRSHLDQKDPPTVTITSHTAPGRNRIFKCLAYDFYPQGISLHWNQAGKMLTSKSGGVFPNGNGTYLSWVEVEVPAQDRDPYFCHIEHSGLSQSLSVQWDETRKAKAESNMATQPQ from the exons ATGGTGCCTgtcctgctgtctctgcctctccttctggGTCCTGCAGTCCTTCAGGAGACTG gtCCTTATTCTCTGGTCTTCCTCTACACGGGCTTGTCCAGGCCCAGCAAAGGCATCCCCAGGTTTCAAGCCACTGCATTTCTCAATGACCAGGCCTTCTTCCACTACAACAGCAACAGTGGGAAGGTGGAGCCTGTGGGGCCGTGGAGCCAGATAGAAGGAATGGAGGACTGGGAGAAGGAGAGCCAGCTTCAGAAGGCCAGGGAGGAGATCTTCCTTGTGACCCTGAAAGACATCATGGACTATTACAAGGACAGTGCAG GGTCTCACACCTTCCAGGGAATGTTCGGTTGTGAGCTCTTGAATAACAGAAGCAGTGGAGCATTCTGGAGATATGCCTACGATGGACAGGATTTCATAGAGTTCAACAAGGAAATCCCAGCCTGGATCCCCTTAGACCCAGCAGCTGTGAACACCAAACAGAAGTGGGAGGCAGAAAAAGCATACACACAGCGAGCCAAGGCATACCTGGAAGAGGAGTGCCCTACAATGCTGAAGAGATACCTCAACTACAGTAGATCTCACCTGGACCAAAAAG ATCCTCCTACTGTGACCATTACCAGCCATACAGCCCCAGGAAGAAACAGGATATTTAAATGCCTGGCCTATGACTTCTACCCACAAGGAATTAGTCTGCACTGGAACCAGGCCGGCAAGATGCTGACATCTAAATCAGGAGGTGTTTTTCCCAATGGAAATGGCACTTACCTATCCTGGGTGGAGGTGGAAGTTCCTGCTCAAGACAGAGACCCCTACTTCTGCCACATAGAACACAGTGGACTGTCCCAATCTCTCTCGGTGCAGTGGGATGAGACAAGGAAAGCAAAAGCTGAAAGCAACATGGCAACTCAGCCTCAGTAA